From one Sulfurimonas sp. HSL-3221 genomic stretch:
- a CDS encoding NAD(P)/FAD-dependent oxidoreductase, which yields MKREELLEQRDELELPDTAGLSRRDALKLMGISPVAASVLASTAPAASAEAVDVKGKILIVGGGSGAIMALARLHRAISDPDITIIAPNEIHLYQPGQIFMAAGLYTHEDIVKPNSDFIPDDVTWIKDEVAAFDPDNNRVTTRGGEEVAYDYLVVATGIVCHYDAIKGLTEDDIGTHGISSVYLNNPEAGTAKGGEITWEWFNDLKAAAKNGKPKVIYTQPNTPIKCGGAPQKILYLSADYLKKEGLSADYAFTTSFPNLFFLKPIADALGEAQKRYDSITNYFSHHLESIDVEGKVATYIHAYDEEVYDEDFDTYETVSKSDRIEMPYDFIHIVPPMSPPDAVVNSPLAGGDGWLEVDKYTLQHPRFPNVFGIGDVCGIPMGKTGGSARHHGPVLQDNLLAVMQGKTSKEKFDGYTVCPLKTEYGEIIMAEFNYEGFAPTIPFLAPEKPRVMWWYFDVYMLKPMYWYLMLRGLM from the coding sequence ATGAAACGCGAAGAGTTGCTTGAACAGCGGGATGAACTTGAGCTGCCGGATACGGCGGGACTGAGTCGACGCGATGCGCTTAAACTGATGGGGATCTCCCCGGTGGCGGCGTCGGTGCTGGCCTCGACCGCGCCGGCAGCTTCAGCGGAAGCCGTCGATGTGAAGGGGAAGATCCTTATCGTCGGCGGCGGATCCGGTGCGATCATGGCCCTGGCGCGGCTGCACCGCGCCATTTCGGACCCGGATATCACGATTATCGCACCCAACGAGATCCACCTCTACCAGCCGGGACAGATCTTTATGGCCGCGGGGCTCTATACCCATGAGGATATTGTCAAGCCCAACAGCGACTTTATCCCCGATGACGTGACCTGGATCAAGGATGAAGTCGCTGCATTCGATCCGGACAACAACCGGGTGACGACCCGCGGGGGCGAAGAGGTCGCCTACGACTATTTGGTCGTTGCGACGGGCATTGTCTGCCACTACGACGCCATCAAAGGGCTCACCGAGGACGATATCGGTACGCACGGCATCTCCAGCGTCTACCTGAACAACCCCGAAGCGGGGACCGCCAAGGGCGGGGAGATCACCTGGGAGTGGTTCAACGATCTCAAAGCGGCCGCGAAGAACGGTAAACCGAAGGTCATCTATACCCAGCCCAACACGCCGATCAAATGCGGCGGCGCCCCACAGAAGATCCTCTACCTCAGCGCCGACTACCTGAAGAAGGAGGGGTTGTCTGCCGATTACGCCTTTACGACGTCGTTCCCGAACCTCTTTTTCCTGAAACCGATCGCCGACGCGCTGGGTGAGGCGCAGAAACGCTACGACAGTATCACCAACTACTTCAGCCATCACCTCGAATCGATCGACGTAGAGGGCAAGGTCGCCACCTATATCCATGCGTACGACGAAGAGGTGTACGACGAGGATTTTGACACGTATGAAACGGTGAGCAAATCCGACAGGATCGAGATGCCTTACGACTTTATCCATATCGTGCCGCCGATGAGCCCGCCGGATGCCGTGGTCAACTCCCCGCTGGCCGGCGGCGACGGGTGGCTCGAAGTGGACAAATATACGCTGCAGCACCCCCGCTTCCCGAATGTCTTCGGCATCGGGGACGTCTGCGGTATCCCGATGGGGAAAACCGGCGGATCGGCGCGACACCACGGTCCGGTGCTGCAAGACAACCTCCTGGCGGTTATGCAGGGCAAAACGTCCAAAGAGAAGTTCGACGGCTATACGGTCTGCCCGCTGAAAACCGAGTACGGCGAAATCATCATGGCCGAGTTCAACTACGAGGGATTCGCGCCGACGATCCCGTTCCTGGCACCGGAAAAACCGCGCGTGATGTGGTGGTATTTTGACGTGTATATGCTCAAACCGATGTACTGGTACCTTATGCTGAGGGGGCTGATGTAG
- a CDS encoding DUF695 domain-containing protein — MQEIWENYMKPVDGNPATVAFNAEVADALPNDALGYVGFLKLRLNAATPEGFVAENEADTVKEIEDRLEMEALRYRVGKYVGRIVTGGEVHFVYYLKYDFEWPDVIAATMGAFTDYTYESGSRLDTEWEVYRKLLFPTDREWQLIQNHHTCDQLKAAGDNLRIRRAIEHRAFFAKHEGRERFVELISAEGFKVQADAPPEEVSPPFGVQFYRMDAPYYYDIDAVTLQIIAWAEAFEGQYDGWETSLVKQ, encoded by the coding sequence ATGCAGGAGATCTGGGAAAACTATATGAAACCGGTGGATGGAAACCCTGCGACCGTGGCGTTCAATGCCGAGGTGGCCGATGCGCTTCCCAACGATGCGCTGGGATACGTGGGCTTTCTCAAGCTCCGTTTGAATGCGGCCACGCCCGAAGGGTTCGTCGCCGAAAACGAAGCGGACACGGTCAAAGAGATCGAGGACCGGCTGGAGATGGAGGCGCTGCGTTACCGCGTCGGCAAATATGTCGGGCGCATCGTGACGGGGGGCGAGGTCCATTTTGTCTATTACCTCAAGTACGATTTTGAGTGGCCCGACGTCATTGCCGCCACGATGGGTGCTTTCACGGATTACACCTACGAATCCGGCTCCCGGCTCGATACGGAGTGGGAGGTGTACCGCAAACTTCTTTTCCCTACGGACCGGGAGTGGCAGCTGATCCAGAACCACCACACCTGCGACCAGCTCAAAGCCGCCGGGGACAATCTCCGCATCCGGCGGGCGATCGAACACCGGGCTTTTTTCGCGAAACATGAGGGGCGCGAGCGCTTCGTCGAGCTAATCAGTGCCGAGGGCTTCAAAGTGCAGGCTGATGCTCCGCCGGAGGAGGTCAGCCCGCCGTTCGGGGTTCAGTTTTACCGCATGGACGCACCGTATTACTACGATATCGATGCGGTAACGCTGCAGATCATTGCCTGGGCGGAAGCCTTCGAGGGGCAATACGACGGATGGGAAACAAGTTTGGTAAAACAGTGA
- the hypA gene encoding hydrogenase maturation nickel metallochaperone HypA yields the protein MHEYSVVQALLEQVEKHAAENEAERVTKVVVKIGVMSGVEPHLLEIAFNTFKERTVCDGADFVMNIQPVTLTCRQCGSRSELEKVWYRCPACESLEVDVVDGEEMYLMSLEME from the coding sequence ATGCATGAATATTCCGTTGTACAGGCACTACTGGAACAGGTGGAGAAACATGCTGCCGAGAATGAAGCGGAGCGTGTGACGAAGGTGGTCGTGAAGATCGGGGTGATGAGCGGCGTGGAGCCGCATCTGCTCGAGATCGCCTTCAACACGTTCAAGGAGCGGACCGTCTGCGACGGGGCCGATTTCGTGATGAACATTCAGCCCGTCACTCTGACCTGCCGCCAATGCGGGAGTCGAAGCGAGCTGGAGAAGGTCTGGTACCGCTGCCCCGCATGCGAAAGTCTGGAAGTTGACGTCGTTGACGGCGAAGAGATGTATCTGATGAGTTTGGAAATGGAGTAG
- the hypE gene encoding hydrogenase expression/formation protein HypE yields MKQVQLSHGGGGEETNKLIHDLFYRHFKNDILIKAEDAAVLQTQGKIAFTTDSFTVSPLFFEGGDIGKLAVAGTVNDLSMMGAKPLYLSSAFMIEEGFAFEELERIVESMAKELAKSGAKIVCGDTKVVPRGSVDKLFINTAGIGEVKREGISSQAIKEGDVIIASRDIGRHGATVLMAREGLEVSADLGSDCETLWPAVEALLAENISVSALRDATRGGLAAVLNEWAENSDVCLEIEEAAIKVSDEVQGICEMFGFEATDLANEGTFVAAVAPMHAAFAVSALQRFGFCRDAAVIGRATTQYPGKVVLHSAFGSRRFLDLPKGELLPRIC; encoded by the coding sequence ATGAAACAGGTACAGCTTAGCCACGGCGGGGGCGGGGAAGAGACGAACAAGCTCATCCACGACCTTTTCTACCGCCATTTCAAAAACGACATCCTCATCAAGGCAGAGGATGCGGCGGTGCTGCAGACGCAGGGGAAGATCGCGTTCACGACGGACAGTTTCACGGTCAGCCCGCTCTTTTTCGAGGGGGGCGACATCGGGAAGCTGGCGGTGGCCGGCACCGTCAACGACCTCTCTATGATGGGCGCGAAGCCGCTCTACCTCAGTTCGGCCTTTATGATCGAAGAGGGCTTCGCATTCGAGGAGCTGGAACGGATCGTCGAAAGTATGGCCAAGGAGCTGGCGAAGTCCGGGGCGAAGATCGTCTGCGGGGATACCAAGGTCGTGCCCCGGGGAAGCGTCGACAAGCTCTTTATCAACACGGCGGGGATCGGCGAGGTCAAGCGTGAAGGGATCTCTTCGCAGGCGATCAAAGAGGGCGACGTGATCATCGCATCGCGCGATATCGGACGCCACGGGGCGACGGTGCTGATGGCCCGCGAGGGGCTGGAGGTCAGCGCCGATCTCGGCAGCGACTGCGAAACGCTCTGGCCCGCCGTCGAGGCGCTGCTGGCGGAAAATATCTCCGTCAGCGCCCTGCGAGACGCGACCCGGGGCGGTCTGGCCGCCGTGCTGAACGAATGGGCGGAGAACAGTGATGTCTGCCTGGAGATCGAGGAGGCTGCGATCAAGGTCAGCGATGAGGTGCAGGGGATCTGTGAAATGTTCGGGTTCGAAGCGACGGACCTGGCCAACGAAGGCACCTTCGTTGCCGCCGTCGCACCGATGCACGCGGCCTTTGCCGTGAGTGCACTGCAGCGGTTCGGGTTCTGCCGCGACGCGGCGGTGATCGGCCGGGCGACGACGCAGTATCCGGGCAAGGTGGTGCTGCACTCCGCGTTCGGCAGCCGCCGCTTCCTCGACCTGCCCAAAGGCGAACTGTTGCCGAGGATCTGTTAG
- the hypD gene encoding hydrogenase formation protein HypD, whose amino-acid sequence MSELKLKDLYDGFRDPATIRMLAAQIGEEAKALHEPLRIMEVCGGHTHTIMKYGLPQLLPGNIDFIHGPGCPVCIMPKERIDHAIALARMEDTILVTLGDMIRVPGSQSSLAVERAAGRDIRPLYTPMDALKIAKENPDKRVVFFAIGFETTTPMTAALLHAAVTQKVDNLYFHINHVLVPPAIDAIMSDGQAKINAFIGPSHVSVITGAKIYAPLPQKYGTPVVVCGFEPVDVMQGILMAVRQQVEGRAELEIEYSRSVTMEGNVKAQQLIDMYLQPRSHFRWRGIGDIPDSALELREEFAYLDAEKVFAEVLPTEPIDDHKLCICGTILKGLAKPMECKVFGTACTPNSPLGSCMVSSEGACNAYYRYAGVLG is encoded by the coding sequence ATGAGCGAACTGAAACTCAAAGACCTTTACGACGGGTTCAGAGACCCCGCCACGATCCGGATGCTGGCCGCCCAGATCGGCGAGGAGGCAAAAGCGCTGCACGAACCGCTGCGGATCATGGAGGTGTGCGGGGGGCATACGCATACGATTATGAAGTACGGTCTGCCGCAGTTGCTGCCGGGCAACATCGACTTTATCCACGGTCCCGGCTGCCCGGTCTGTATCATGCCCAAAGAGCGGATCGACCACGCCATCGCGCTGGCACGGATGGAGGATACGATCCTGGTCACCCTGGGCGACATGATCCGCGTGCCGGGATCGCAGAGCTCCCTGGCTGTTGAACGGGCTGCCGGGCGGGACATCCGCCCGCTCTATACGCCGATGGATGCGCTCAAGATCGCCAAGGAAAACCCCGACAAACGGGTGGTCTTTTTTGCGATCGGGTTTGAGACGACGACGCCGATGACGGCAGCGCTGCTGCACGCGGCAGTCACCCAGAAGGTCGACAACCTCTATTTTCATATCAACCATGTGCTCGTGCCGCCGGCGATCGATGCGATCATGAGCGACGGCCAGGCGAAGATCAACGCCTTTATCGGGCCTTCGCACGTCAGCGTTATCACCGGGGCGAAGATCTACGCGCCGCTGCCTCAGAAGTACGGCACCCCCGTTGTCGTCTGCGGTTTCGAACCCGTTGATGTGATGCAGGGGATCCTGATGGCCGTTCGGCAGCAGGTTGAGGGGCGCGCGGAACTGGAGATCGAATACTCCCGTTCGGTGACGATGGAGGGCAACGTCAAAGCCCAGCAGCTGATCGACATGTACCTTCAGCCGCGCAGCCATTTCCGCTGGCGCGGGATCGGGGATATCCCCGACAGCGCCCTGGAGCTTCGGGAGGAATTTGCGTATCTCGACGCGGAAAAAGTGTTCGCGGAGGTGCTGCCGACGGAACCCATCGACGACCACAAGCTCTGCATCTGCGGCACGATCCTCAAGGGGCTTGCCAAACCGATGGAGTGCAAGGTCTTCGGGACGGCCTGTACCCCGAACAGTCCGCTGGGCAGCTGCATGGTCAGTTCGGAGGGGGCGTGTAACGCCTACTACCGCTATGCGGGGGTGCTCGGATGA
- a CDS encoding HypC/HybG/HupF family hydrogenase formation chaperone gives MCLSIPSKVVSVDREKNSAVVDTMGVKREAGLDLMEEGSVNVDDYVLIHIGFVMNKIDEEDALESLKVYHEILAKMDEEERSRVVLEDDNCENRGTP, from the coding sequence ATGTGTCTCTCTATCCCTTCAAAGGTCGTTTCCGTCGACCGTGAGAAAAACAGTGCCGTGGTCGATACGATGGGTGTCAAGCGCGAAGCGGGACTGGACCTGATGGAAGAGGGCAGCGTCAACGTCGATGACTATGTCCTGATCCATATCGGTTTCGTGATGAACAAGATCGACGAGGAGGACGCGCTCGAATCGCTCAAGGTCTACCACGAGATCCTGGCGAAGATGGACGAAGAGGAGCGCTCGCGTGTCGTCTTGGAGGATGACAATTGCGAGAACAGGGGTACACCATGA
- the hypB gene encoding hydrogenase nickel incorporation protein HypB translates to MCKDCGCSVTEHSHGHHHHDHEHDHDHDHHGHSHAHQAAHETLHHNPQLNDKKTIDVITKILDKNDHEAGHNRAHFDGHGVLSINLMSSPGSGKTTLLEQMAERAPFRFGVIEGDLETSRDAERIKAKGVPAYQIQTGSACHLDAFMVHEGLHDMPLDDLDVCFIENVGNLVCPASYDVGSHLNIVLVSVPEGSDKIEKYPVMFRQADLVLITKTDLLPYFDYDIEHEKAEARKIKPGVDILEVSIKDEASVQRVIEWIEFKRRMRS, encoded by the coding sequence ATGTGTAAAGATTGCGGCTGCAGTGTGACGGAACATTCACACGGACACCATCATCATGATCACGAGCACGATCATGACCATGATCACCACGGGCACTCGCATGCCCATCAGGCGGCGCACGAGACGCTGCACCATAATCCGCAGCTCAATGACAAGAAGACGATCGATGTCATTACAAAGATCCTGGACAAGAACGATCACGAAGCGGGCCACAACCGTGCCCATTTCGACGGCCACGGGGTGCTCTCAATCAACCTGATGAGCAGTCCGGGCAGCGGGAAGACGACCCTGCTAGAGCAGATGGCGGAGCGTGCCCCCTTTCGGTTCGGCGTGATCGAGGGTGACCTGGAGACGAGCCGGGATGCCGAGCGCATCAAGGCCAAGGGGGTGCCTGCCTACCAGATCCAGACCGGCAGCGCCTGCCACCTCGATGCGTTCATGGTGCACGAGGGGCTGCACGACATGCCGCTTGATGACCTGGATGTCTGTTTCATCGAGAACGTCGGCAACCTCGTCTGTCCGGCCAGTTATGACGTTGGTTCCCACCTGAACATCGTGCTCGTTTCCGTGCCCGAAGGGAGCGACAAGATCGAAAAGTATCCCGTCATGTTCCGGCAGGCGGACCTGGTGCTGATCACGAAAACCGACCTGCTTCCCTATTTCGATTACGATATCGAGCATGAAAAGGCGGAGGCGCGCAAGATCAAACCGGGCGTCGATATCCTGGAGGTCAGCATCAAAGACGAAGCCTCCGTGCAGCGCGTTATCGAGTGGATCGAATTCAAACGCAGGATGAGGAGCTAA
- a CDS encoding hydrogenase maturation protease, with the protein MIQATTAVLGVGNILENDDGIAVYAAAYLDANYRFEPPVRIINGGVEGINLLDVFIEHERVLILDAIDIDDDAGSIYHIPASELTGYGLGNGGAHEVGVIQCLDMLELMGRPQPESSVLGIVPERVEVRIGLSPSLTAAFEGYVGNALKILQNAGIAAHRRDPGSSLAEVIEAFQASGVS; encoded by the coding sequence ATGATTCAAGCGACAACGGCCGTCCTGGGGGTCGGCAACATTCTCGAAAATGACGACGGCATCGCCGTCTACGCCGCGGCCTACCTCGATGCCAACTACCGCTTTGAGCCCCCGGTACGCATCATCAACGGCGGAGTCGAGGGGATCAACCTCCTCGACGTCTTTATCGAGCACGAACGCGTGCTGATCCTCGACGCGATCGACATCGACGACGACGCGGGGAGTATCTACCATATCCCCGCATCCGAACTCACCGGTTACGGTCTGGGGAACGGGGGTGCGCACGAAGTGGGGGTGATCCAGTGCCTTGACATGCTGGAGCTGATGGGCAGGCCGCAGCCCGAATCGAGCGTGCTGGGAATCGTGCCCGAACGCGTGGAAGTGCGCATCGGGCTCTCCCCCTCCCTGACCGCCGCGTTTGAAGGCTATGTCGGGAACGCATTGAAGATTTTGCAAAACGCGGGGATCGCGGCCCACCGGCGTGACCCGGGCAGCTCTCTCGCGGAGGTTATCGAAGCCTTCCAGGCCTCCGGCGTCTCCTAA
- a CDS encoding hydrogenase maturation protease: protein MNRIALIGSGNAFFKDEGIGLYAAKYLKENYTFEPGVDIVDGGTLGFGLMPLLQEYDEVLIVNTASDEDVPAGTVTVRDCDTFLEGSLIKKTANEVEIAEMLQICSLTGNMAETSVVSIVPEDIISVEVGLSAPLRAAWERYIDTITARLAHAGVVCTKRTDGGMKLETILENFAAPSVALGRGF, encoded by the coding sequence ATGAACCGCATCGCACTGATCGGATCGGGAAACGCGTTTTTCAAGGATGAGGGAATCGGGCTCTACGCGGCCAAATACCTTAAAGAGAACTACACCTTCGAACCGGGCGTCGATATCGTCGACGGCGGGACGCTCGGGTTCGGGCTGATGCCGCTGCTTCAGGAGTATGACGAGGTGTTGATCGTTAATACGGCTTCGGACGAGGATGTGCCCGCCGGCACGGTGACCGTGCGCGACTGCGATACCTTTTTGGAGGGGTCGCTCATCAAAAAAACGGCCAACGAGGTGGAGATAGCGGAGATGCTGCAGATCTGTTCGCTGACGGGCAATATGGCCGAAACCTCCGTCGTCAGCATCGTGCCCGAGGACATCATCTCCGTCGAGGTCGGGCTCTCGGCGCCGCTGCGCGCGGCCTGGGAGCGCTACATCGACACGATAACGGCGCGTTTGGCCCATGCCGGCGTCGTCTGCACAAAACGCACGGACGGCGGTATGAAGCTGGAGACGATTCTCGAGAACTTCGCCGCCCCCAGCGTCGCCCTGGGGCGGGGCTTTTAG
- the hypF gene encoding carbamoyltransferase HypF, with the protein MSAASTSKRFRFRIRGIVQGVGFRPFVYQLAVREGVGGHVLNDGDGVVIEVEGPPASLEAFERALTASPPPLARIDEVHRDLLAPLGETAFAIRGSESSAAKTMVSPDMAVCDACAAELFDPANRRYRYPLINCTDCGPRYSIIRALPYDRPQTSMAPFAMCPQCAHEYNDPANRRYHAQPISCYECGPHLSLTDASGAAIGTEHDSIDRAAALLAEGRIVAVKGLGGFHLMCDATNGTAVARLRERKRRPSKPLAVMFPSLEMIREAAELSDAEERLILSNTRPIVVVRKKAGLAFGEPVAPGIDRIGVFLPYTPLHLLLMDRLQRPVVATSANISEEPILTDAVQLRDKLGSVVDAVLDVDREIVNACDDSVVTVAGSRTLMLRMARGYAPRSLPLPFEAPGRILAVGANQKSTIALGFDKNIVLSPHIGDLVSVDAFEYFERTLETFKRFYAFEPDIVVCDLHPGYETTKWAKAFHAAHPGTALVRVQHHYAHALACMAEYGLEEPVLAFCFDGTGYGGDKVNGEAGEGTLGYGTLWGGEVLLADPRRFERAYHFRPFRLLGGEQAVREPRRVALSLLFECYSLDDVLAMAHPTVGSFTPAEIRTLHTMWQRGLNAPESSSVGRLFDAVASLTGCAQTLGYEGESGMRLEAEAGTALPGEFAFAVEEGVIDWEPLLRQTLEAPSRAAAGLHAALTGVITEIAQRHPGTPVVLSGGVFQNRTLTAMACAALEKLGIRYYVQCDTPVNDGGVALGQLYHALYRQGGKG; encoded by the coding sequence TTGTCGGCTGCGTCTACCTCTAAACGCTTTCGGTTCCGAATCCGCGGCATCGTCCAGGGTGTCGGTTTCCGCCCCTTCGTTTACCAGCTTGCCGTCCGAGAAGGGGTGGGTGGCCATGTGCTCAACGACGGGGACGGCGTGGTGATCGAGGTGGAAGGTCCCCCGGCGTCCCTGGAGGCGTTCGAGAGGGCTTTGACGGCCTCCCCGCCGCCGCTGGCCCGGATCGATGAGGTGCACCGCGACCTCCTGGCTCCCCTCGGTGAAACGGCCTTTGCCATTCGGGGATCCGAGAGCAGCGCGGCAAAAACGATGGTCTCGCCGGACATGGCCGTGTGCGACGCCTGCGCCGCCGAGCTCTTTGACCCCGCCAACCGCCGCTACCGCTACCCGCTGATCAACTGCACCGACTGCGGTCCGCGTTACAGCATTATCCGCGCACTTCCCTATGACCGGCCGCAGACTTCGATGGCCCCCTTTGCCATGTGCCCGCAGTGCGCGCACGAGTATAACGATCCGGCTAACAGGCGTTATCACGCCCAGCCGATCAGCTGTTATGAGTGCGGCCCGCACCTTTCCCTGACCGACGCCTCGGGTGCGGCGATCGGGACGGAGCACGACAGCATCGACAGGGCTGCGGCGCTGCTTGCCGAAGGCCGGATCGTCGCGGTCAAAGGGCTGGGGGGCTTTCATCTGATGTGCGATGCGACGAACGGCACTGCCGTGGCACGCCTGCGCGAGCGCAAAAGGCGCCCGAGCAAACCGCTGGCCGTGATGTTCCCCTCCCTGGAGATGATCCGGGAGGCCGCGGAGCTGAGCGACGCAGAGGAGCGGCTCATTCTCTCCAACACGCGCCCGATTGTCGTCGTGCGGAAAAAGGCGGGCCTCGCTTTCGGGGAACCCGTCGCCCCGGGCATCGACCGCATCGGCGTCTTTCTGCCCTACACCCCGCTGCACCTGCTCCTGATGGACCGCCTGCAGCGTCCCGTCGTCGCCACGAGCGCCAATATCAGCGAGGAGCCTATTCTCACCGATGCGGTGCAGCTGCGCGACAAACTGGGCAGTGTCGTCGACGCGGTCCTTGACGTTGACCGTGAGATCGTCAACGCCTGCGACGACAGTGTCGTGACGGTGGCCGGTTCCCGCACGCTGATGCTGCGGATGGCGCGGGGGTACGCCCCCCGGAGTTTGCCGCTTCCTTTTGAAGCGCCGGGCAGGATCCTCGCCGTCGGGGCGAACCAGAAGAGTACGATCGCGCTGGGATTCGACAAAAACATCGTGCTGTCACCGCACATCGGCGACCTCGTTTCCGTCGACGCCTTCGAGTATTTCGAGCGTACCCTCGAAACCTTCAAACGTTTTTACGCTTTCGAACCCGACATCGTCGTCTGCGACCTGCATCCGGGGTATGAAACGACCAAGTGGGCGAAAGCGTTCCACGCGGCGCATCCCGGCACGGCGCTCGTGCGGGTGCAGCACCACTATGCCCACGCGCTGGCCTGCATGGCCGAATACGGGCTGGAGGAGCCGGTGCTGGCGTTCTGTTTCGACGGCACCGGCTACGGGGGCGACAAGGTGAACGGCGAAGCCGGAGAAGGTACCCTGGGGTACGGGACGCTCTGGGGCGGCGAGGTGCTCCTGGCCGATCCGCGGCGTTTTGAACGGGCGTACCATTTCCGCCCCTTCCGGCTGCTCGGCGGGGAACAGGCGGTGCGGGAGCCGCGGCGGGTCGCGTTATCGCTGTTATTCGAGTGTTATAGTCTCGATGACGTCCTTGCGATGGCGCATCCGACCGTCGGGAGTTTCACGCCCGCGGAGATCAGAACGCTTCATACCATGTGGCAGCGCGGCCTGAATGCGCCTGAGAGCAGCTCCGTCGGCCGCCTTTTCGACGCCGTGGCGTCGCTGACGGGGTGTGCGCAGACCCTCGGCTACGAGGGTGAAAGCGGGATGCGGCTGGAGGCAGAGGCGGGGACAGCGCTGCCCGGGGAGTTCGCTTTTGCCGTGGAAGAGGGGGTGATCGACTGGGAGCCGCTGCTGCGGCAGACCCTTGAAGCCCCCTCCCGGGCGGCGGCGGGGCTGCACGCAGCGCTCACCGGAGTGATCACGGAGATCGCGCAGCGCCATCCCGGCACGCCGGTGGTGCTCAGCGGGGGCGTTTTTCAAAACCGGACACTGACGGCCATGGCCTGTGCGGCCCTGGAGAAGCTAGGGATCCGCTATTATGTCCAGTGCGATACGCCCGTCAATGACGGCGGCGTCGCCCTGGGACAGCTTTACCATGCACTGTACCGACAAGGAGGGAAGGGATGA